GGTAAACTGTAGCGAAACACCATCCATCTTGAAAAGCTCCACAAATTGGTTGATAATTGAGTTTTTAGGCTCTTTCATTATACGCACCATTGTTTCCTTCGTAAGTTTTTCGAGATAGGTTACAATCGGGAATCTTCCCAACAGCTCAGGTATAAGGCCAAATTTACGAAGGTCAATTGCGTTAAGCTGACTCAGAATATAATCTTCATCTTCGGTTTTGTTGAGTTTTTCAGCACTGAACCCAATCGCCTGTTTGTTCAGGCGGCGCTCGATAATTTCTTTAATGCCATCAAATGCACCTCCGGCAATAAACAGGATATTCTGGGTGTTCACCTGTATATATTTTTGGTCAGGATGTTTTCGCCCGCCTTGTGGCGGCACATTCACGATACTGCCTTCAAGCAGTTTCAATAATCCCTGCTGAACGCCTTCACCAGATACGTCACGCGTAATACTCGGGTTATCGGATTTTCTCGCAATTTTATCGATTTCATCAATGAAAACAATGCCTTTTTCGGCTTTTTCCACGTCGTAATCAGCAACCATCAGCAAGCGTGATAAGATACTTTCCACATCTTCGCCCACATAACCGGCCTCGGTGAGGATCGTTGCATCCACAATACAGAAAGGAACGTTCAGTTCGCGCGCGATCGTTTTGGCCAGAAGGGTTTTACCGGTTCCGGTCTCCCCGATCATGATGATATTCGATTTTTCTATCTCCACTTCACGGTTCTCGTCCTTGGCATGCAGAAGTCTTTTGTAGTGGTTGTAAACCGCCACTGACAATTGTTTTTTAGCCTGATCCTGACCAATTACATATTGGTCCAGAAAGGTTTTTATTTCTTTTGGCTTTTTAAGTTCAGCAATACTGTCCGCGGGTGCAAACGATTCTGATGTATTGTTCTCCTTGATAATTGCATGAGCCTGCTCAATACAGTTTTCGCAGATAAAACCTTCATTTCCGGAAATCAGCACCTGTACTTCATTTCTTTTTTTTCCGCAGAATGAACATTGGTTGGAATTCATATGAATAAATAGAGTTTTAAGTGAATTTTGTGAAAAAATTTGTCAAAGTGAATTACTTTGACAAAAATTTAATTTAAGAATTTATAATCACGTCCTGAATTTCGAAATACTCGCTTTCAGTAAGTTGCAGGCGTGGATTTTTAAAATTCATATCTTCCGTTTTGCTGATCGGAATTAAATGAATGTGCGCATGTGGCACCTCGAGCCCAACTACCGCAACCGCGATCCGTTTATCCGGATAAGCTACTTTCAATTTCTGTGCAACTTCGTGCGCAAAAGCCCACAGATTTTTAAAATCTTCAGCTTCAAGATCGAAAATAAGGTCAGTTTCCTGTTTTGGAATCACCAAAGTATGGCCTTTCACTAGTGGCATTGCATCCAAAAAAGCCAGATGTGCTTTGTCTTCCGCAATTTTATAAGACGGTATCTCACCCGCAATTA
This window of the Flavobacteriaceae bacterium 3519-10 genome carries:
- a CDS encoding ATP-dependent Clp protease ATP-binding subunit clpX produces the protein MNSNQCSFCGKKRNEVQVLISGNEGFICENCIEQAHAIIKENNTSESFAPADSIAELKKPKEIKTFLDQYVIGQDQAKKQLSVAVYNHYKRLLHAKDENREVEIEKSNIIMIGETGTGKTLLAKTIARELNVPFCIVDATILTEAGYVGEDVESILSRLLMVADYDVEKAEKGIVFIDEIDKIARKSDNPSITRDVSGEGVQQGLLKLLEGSIVNVPPQGGRKHPDQKYIQVNTQNILFIAGGAFDGIKEIIERRLNKQAIGFSAEKLNKTEDEDYILSQLNAIDLRKFGLIPELLGRFPIVTYLEKLTKETMVRIMKEPKNSIINQFVELFKMDGVSLQFTDEAVDAIVEETMDKGLGARGLRGTTEKVLEDYMFDIEAQEEVVLNKDNVKF
- a CDS encoding HIT family protein, translated to MGSVFSKIIAGEIPSYKIAEDKAHLAFLDAMPLVKGHTLVIPKQETDLIFDLEAEDFKNLWAFAHEVAQKLKVAYPDKRIAVAVVGLEVPHAHIHLIPISKTEDMNFKNPRLQLTESEYFEIQDVIINS